The Polyangiaceae bacterium genome includes a region encoding these proteins:
- a CDS encoding zinc metallopeptidase, whose product MKLGGVRESDNVQDRRGSPAKKGAVALSGTTVLIVLVLAVVTGKNPLELLSNVSGEATPTTQSAPADPNDPEAIFARKILATTEDAWGQALPKLGKPYRAPTLVLFRDAVQSACGFQKAAVGPFYCPGDSQAYVDLDFLDALQKKLGAEGDFAKGYVIAHEIGHHVQNLLGTSKRVAGGGKDEGPTGSSVRLELQADCYAGVWGAYAKGKGLLEVGDVEEALGAAAAIGDDTLQRRARGRVNPESFSHGTSAQRVRWFQRGMESGDPTRCDTFGAEEL is encoded by the coding sequence ATGAAGCTCGGCGGCGTACGGGAGAGCGACAACGTCCAAGATCGGCGCGGGAGCCCCGCCAAGAAGGGCGCCGTCGCGCTGTCGGGCACCACGGTGCTGATCGTGCTCGTGCTCGCCGTCGTCACCGGTAAGAACCCCCTGGAGCTACTGTCGAACGTGTCCGGCGAGGCGACGCCGACGACTCAGAGCGCTCCCGCGGATCCGAACGATCCCGAAGCGATCTTCGCCCGCAAGATCCTGGCCACCACCGAAGACGCCTGGGGCCAAGCGCTGCCCAAGCTCGGCAAGCCCTATCGCGCGCCCACCTTGGTGCTGTTCCGCGACGCAGTACAGAGCGCGTGTGGCTTTCAGAAGGCTGCCGTGGGTCCTTTCTATTGCCCCGGAGACAGCCAGGCCTACGTGGACTTGGACTTCTTGGACGCGCTGCAGAAGAAGCTCGGGGCCGAGGGGGACTTCGCCAAGGGCTATGTCATCGCTCACGAGATCGGCCACCACGTACAGAACCTGCTCGGCACCTCCAAGCGCGTGGCCGGCGGCGGCAAGGACGAAGGTCCGACAGGTAGCTCGGTGCGCCTGGAGCTCCAGGCGGACTGCTACGCGGGCGTGTGGGGTGCCTACGCAAAGGGCAAGGGCTTGCTGGAGGTGGGCGACGTGGAGGAGGCGTTGGGAGCCGCCGCCGCCATCGGCGACGACACCTTGCAGCGTCGCGCGCGCGGGCGCGTCAATCCCGAGAGCTTCTCCCACGGCACCAGCGCACAGCGCGTGCGCTGGTTCCAACGCGGCATGGAATCCGGCGATCCGACACGCTGCGACACCTTCGGAGCCGAGGAGCTGTAG
- a CDS encoding protein kinase, whose translation MRVNRHHRAFFSDNHPVDDEVERLKQLLQGTLAPEERGTLETELTERPALRRKLADLAIAQDAKGWEQTARVSHALPRPEAAFVEGVDVGATLGQGGMAIVRIGRQLKLDRPVAVKTLRGDRRSDGDVARLLREARITGRLEHPNIVPVHDIVRGEDDVPQVVLKLIEGYTWTELMRDQDRVEMLFGATDLLEWNLDVLMSVTRALSFAHSRGVIHRDVKPANVMLGSFGEVYLLDWGIARDLDDPIEEMEELELAGTTGYMAPEQLPGRTAPLGPWTDTYLLGATLYHVLAGRPPHSGVPLEERVLGETTVAPLPDDVPAELRRIAARALEPDPKQRTQRPEELRLAVATFLQHRSALRLVERGEREQAAAERAQQVGDDSEWERAVVSAELSYRAALDDWKDCEAASRGLDQLTVARIERALAGDDPLAARRLVESHAGLSEELVARVETACTLAANEEGRLRRIVTDLDRGFGYKARGVLGALFGLIWVVFWCVVAFRPPKTVAVLVGFTATVTVVGVTVVLTRAKELLASRLNRHSMFVVLAGLIAGMVWCIGASLLGLEMRVVVIGILLVSAMFTSGMATLMDPWGTVSAVGFTLCFLAACYRPAWTPWAVVVGNVVLIVNQIALSILRPRIGFEKMPKVRLRGRAAKR comes from the coding sequence ATGCGGGTCAACCGACACCATCGTGCATTTTTCAGCGACAATCACCCGGTGGACGACGAGGTCGAACGCCTGAAGCAGCTGCTCCAGGGCACCCTCGCTCCGGAGGAGCGAGGGACGCTCGAAACCGAGCTGACCGAGCGTCCCGCGCTGCGCCGCAAGCTCGCGGACTTGGCCATCGCTCAGGACGCCAAGGGCTGGGAGCAGACGGCGCGTGTCTCCCACGCGTTACCGCGACCGGAGGCGGCATTCGTGGAGGGCGTCGACGTCGGCGCCACCCTGGGACAGGGCGGCATGGCCATCGTCCGCATCGGGCGTCAGCTCAAGCTGGACCGCCCGGTCGCGGTCAAGACGCTGCGCGGCGATCGGCGCAGTGATGGTGACGTCGCTCGCTTGCTTCGGGAGGCGCGCATCACCGGGCGTCTCGAGCACCCGAACATCGTGCCGGTTCACGACATCGTCCGCGGGGAAGACGACGTTCCACAGGTCGTGCTCAAGCTGATCGAGGGCTACACCTGGACCGAGCTGATGCGCGACCAGGATCGCGTGGAGATGCTCTTTGGCGCGACCGACCTGTTGGAGTGGAACCTCGACGTGCTGATGTCCGTGACCCGCGCTCTCTCCTTCGCCCACAGCCGCGGTGTCATCCACCGCGACGTGAAACCCGCGAACGTCATGTTGGGCTCGTTCGGTGAGGTGTATCTGCTCGATTGGGGCATCGCACGAGACCTCGACGATCCGATCGAAGAGATGGAAGAGCTCGAGCTGGCGGGCACTACCGGCTACATGGCACCGGAGCAGTTGCCCGGCCGCACCGCGCCGCTAGGACCGTGGACCGACACCTACCTGCTCGGCGCGACGCTCTATCACGTGCTCGCGGGGCGGCCGCCCCACTCCGGCGTTCCTCTGGAAGAGCGCGTTCTCGGCGAAACGACCGTGGCGCCGTTGCCGGACGACGTGCCGGCGGAGCTGCGCCGCATCGCCGCTCGGGCGCTCGAGCCGGATCCGAAGCAGCGGACTCAGCGGCCCGAGGAGCTGCGGCTGGCCGTCGCCACCTTCCTACAACACCGCTCGGCGCTCCGTCTCGTGGAGCGGGGCGAGCGGGAGCAAGCTGCCGCGGAGCGCGCGCAACAGGTCGGGGACGATAGCGAGTGGGAACGCGCCGTGGTCTCGGCGGAGCTGTCCTACCGGGCTGCCCTCGACGACTGGAAAGACTGCGAGGCCGCCAGCCGAGGCCTCGACCAGCTCACCGTCGCTCGTATCGAACGCGCTCTGGCGGGCGACGATCCGCTCGCCGCCCGGCGCTTGGTCGAATCCCACGCCGGGCTCTCGGAGGAGCTCGTGGCGCGGGTGGAGACCGCCTGCACGCTGGCCGCGAACGAGGAAGGCCGACTCCGCCGCATCGTCACGGATCTGGATCGCGGCTTTGGCTACAAGGCCCGCGGCGTGTTGGGAGCGCTGTTCGGGCTCATCTGGGTCGTGTTCTGGTGCGTCGTCGCGTTCCGGCCACCGAAGACCGTCGCCGTGCTCGTTGGCTTCACTGCGACCGTCACCGTGGTGGGCGTGACGGTCGTCCTGACCCGCGCCAAGGAGCTCCTGGCCAGTCGCCTGAACCGGCACAGCATGTTCGTGGTGCTGGCCGGTCTGATCGCCGGCATGGTCTGGTGCATCGGGGCCAGCCTGCTAGGGCTCGAGATGCGCGTCGTCGTCATCGGCATCTTGCTGGTGTCCGCCATGTTCACGAGCGGCATGGCCACGCTGATGGACCCCTGGGGCACCGTCTCGGCCGTAGGCTTCACCTTGTGCTTCCTGGCGGCGTGCTATCGCCCGGCGTGGACGCCGTGGGCGGTCGTCGTGGGAAATGTCGTGCTGATCGTGAATCAGATCGCGCTCAGCATCCTCCGCCCTCGCATCGGCTTCGAGAAAATGCCGAAGGTGCGCCTCCGCGGCCGCGCCGCGAAGCGCTGA
- a CDS encoding DUF3592 domain-containing protein → MTRIRASHSVDDVFNAKQRVHLTAKDLPRLVIGGLFFLLGPGALVGYGLYRWTSPDTMTATATATVVRLHHYEGSNHTQSECPVYSWDIDGRGVQAESNYCDAPAAVGAKVQIRYDPKDPNEVVPDVPEARHQEAVPLFAATGLCTLLAAFFLWPKRRKGVT, encoded by the coding sequence TTGACCCGCATTCGGGCGTCCCATAGCGTCGACGACGTCTTCAACGCGAAGCAGAGAGTGCACCTCACCGCCAAAGACCTCCCGCGACTCGTGATCGGCGGACTGTTCTTCCTCCTGGGCCCCGGCGCGCTGGTCGGCTACGGGCTGTACCGTTGGACCAGCCCCGACACCATGACGGCGACGGCAACCGCGACCGTGGTGCGGCTGCATCACTACGAGGGTTCGAACCACACCCAATCCGAGTGTCCCGTCTATTCCTGGGATATCGACGGGCGCGGCGTGCAAGCCGAATCCAACTACTGCGACGCACCGGCGGCGGTTGGTGCGAAGGTCCAGATTCGCTACGATCCGAAGGACCCCAACGAAGTGGTTCCGGACGTCCCCGAGGCTCGACATCAGGAAGCCGTTCCGCTGTTCGCCGCGACGGGGCTGTGCACGCTGCTCGCGGCGTTCTTCTTGTGGCCCAAGAGGCGAAAGGGCGTGACGTGA